From a single Leptidea sinapis chromosome 1, ilLepSina1.1, whole genome shotgun sequence genomic region:
- the LOC126965071 gene encoding sodium-independent sulfate anion transporter-like translates to MTALSGHEEPTVRQRFKKSVKNVCSVKTVKKVVPIIGWLPQYNCTTLFQDIIAGITVGLTAIPQGIAYAVIAGLSPEYGLYSGLMGGFVYLFFGSCKTVTVGPTAIMAAMVARYVSGYSADFAVLACFLAGIVELCMGILNLGFLVDFISIPVISGFTTAAALQIASAQLKSLFGLEGPSGNLFAESVYNFIINIKTMTLWNTLLGFFTIFALMALKRLGEGCSRNDGNVKKLRWFISLGRNAIVVIIGILIAYITKMVTNEEPFKLIGDIGSGLPTPHWPPFSTVVGNETYYFADMMTVFGFRSIVIPFVAILESIAIAKAFSFGVPVDATQEMIAVGLCNIIGSFMRSMPITGSFTRTALNHASGVQTPAGGVFKGLVIILALSLLTSTFYFIPKASLAGLIITAMFSMIDFSILGRLWINSKKELLILLSTIIVCLTMGLEYGIVTGILLDALVLLFNNARPSINVNILKVGKLDLIVLPLHHHVSYCASEHIRKAVLRASQNTLIDSVIIIDATNLMSMDSTVASNLMSAVSDLEKKSFQVLMFNFNASLKKICLDINPKYADKFVSAAHVTEVMDAYGTSV, encoded by the coding sequence ATGACTGCTCTGAGTGGCCACGAAGAACCGACAGTGAGACAAAGGTTTAAAAAGtctgttaaaaatgtttgtagTGTAAAAACTGTGAAAAAAGTGGTACCGATCATAGGATGGCTGCCGCAATACAATTGCACGACTCTTTTTCAAGATATAATTGCTGGAATTACCGTCGGTCTAACTGCTATACCTCAAGGGATCGCATATGCAGTGATTGCGGGTCTATCTCCTGAATATGGCCTCTACTCTGGATTGATGGGaggttttgtttatttattctttggAAGCTGCAAAACTGTCACAGTTGGGCCAACAGCAATAATGGCAGCGATGGTCGCGAGGTACGTGTCCGGGTATTCTGCCGACTTTGCTGTACTCGCCTGTTTTTTGGCTGGAATAGTAGAGCTGTGTATGGGCATACTCAATCTTGGATTTTTAGTGGATTTCATATCTATTCCAGTGATTAGTGGATTTACAACGGCAGCTGCTCTTCAGATAGCATCTGCGCAGCTGAAATCTTTATTCGGACTCGAAGGCCCTTCTGGAAACCTTTTCGCAGAATcagtatataattttataataaatattaaaacaatgacACTTTGGAATACATTGCTCggattttttactatttttgccTTGATGGCTTTAAAAAGACTCGGTGAAGGATGTTCACGCAATGATGGCAATGTAAAAAAACTTAGGTGGTTCATATCCCTAGGAAGAAATGCAATCGTCGTTATAATTGGTATTTTGATAGCTTATATTACGAAAATGGTGACAAATGAAGAACCTTTTAAATTGATAGGTGATATTGGAAGCGGTTTACCCACACCTCATTGGCCTCCGTTCAGCACAGTTGTTGGAAATGAAACGTACTACTTTGCTGATATGATGACAGTCTTTGGATTTCGGTCCATTGTCATACCTTTTGTGGCCATTCTGGAATCTATAGCGATTGCCAAAGCATTTTCTTTTGGTGTGCCCGTAGATGCTACTCAGGAAATGATTGCCGTCGGTTTGTGCAATATCATCGGATCATTCATGAGAAGTATGCCTATCACGGGATCTTTTACGAGAACAGCTTTAAATCATGCATCTGGAGTTCAAACACCCGCTGGTGGTGTATTCAAAGGActagttattattttagcatTAAGCTTACTAACATCAACATTTTACTTTATTCCCAAGGCTTCATTAGCAGGGCTTATCATAACAGCTATGTTTTCTATGATCGACTTTTCAATATTAGGTCGACTATGGATAAATAGTAAAAAGGAGCTTCTTATATTACTATCGACCATCATTGTATGTTTGACGATGGGGTTAGAATATGGTATAGTAACAGGAATATTACTTGACGCTCTTGTGCTTTTGTTTAACAATGCACGACCTTCTATTAATGTTAACATCTTAAAAGTCGGAAAGCTAGACTTAATAGTTTTACCACTCCACCATCACGTTTCTTACTGCGCATCTGAACATATACGAAAAGCTGTTTTGCGTGCATCACAAAACACTTTGATTGACtcagtaataattattgatgctACAAATCTGATGAGCATGGATTCAACGGTAGCATCGAATCTTATGTCAGCTGTTAGTGATTTGGAGAAGAAGTCGTTCCAAGTGCTAATGTTCAATTTCAATGCAAGCCTGAAGAAAATATGTTTAGATATTAATCCAAAATATGCTGATAAATTTGTGTCTGCAGCACACGTTACAGAAGTAATGGATGCTTACGGGACATCGGtgtga